ACCTTTCAAGTTCTACAAAAATGGGTCTTTAAGGTAGTGAAAACTAAAATAGAAACTCCTTAAAGACTCTTACTTAAATTAACGATTGATTAATGTGTATACGTCTTACTGAGGATATAGATGTAAAAGTTTATGAATTTGTATAATTCCAAACCTGAGTAGAGCGAAGACAAAGGATTAATCACCTTTAGAGGTAATTTATAAAGTCAGTAGATAGAAAAGTTTTGTTTGAAGAGCGATGTGTTTGAGTGAACATTTAATTCCAATAGTGTCAACGCTTACTGGAGTTCGTGGGGTGCGCACTTCCAAAGTTGCCTTGACAGACTACTAGGGCAACGTCTCTACAATCTTGTCATCCATCCTCTAAACTGTAATTTATGGCGTCAACTATTTATGCTTTACCAGCAGAAGTCGTACATCTGATTACAGCCGGAGAGGTTATCGATTCCTTAGCCTCTGTGGTGCGAGAATTGGTAGAAAATTCCCTTGATGCAGGTGCAACACGAATTGTTGTTTCCTTATGGCCCGGGCAATGGCGTGTACGTGTGGCAGATAATGGTTATGGAATGACTTTAGATGACTTGCACAAAGCAGCAACCGCCCATAGTACCAGTAAAATTTGCAGTTGTGCAGATTTGTGGAAAATTACAAGTTTGGGGTTTCGTGGAGAGGCGTTGCATAGTCTGACGACGCTGGCAGATTTAGAGATATTAAGTCGTCCACAACGAGGAGATTGTGGTTGGCGATTTGTCTATGGCTACGCTGGAGAAGCATTGTATGTGGAAGCTTGTGCGATCGCCCCCGGTACAATTGTCACAGTCTCAAATCTCTTTGGAAATTGTTCAGGTCGTCGTCAGGGATTACCAACATTAGCACAGCAAATGAAAGCAGTGCAAGCAACAATTCACCAAATCGCCTTATGTCATCCTCATATCACTTGGCAAGTCTGGCAAAATGATAAAGAGTGGTTCACCCTCTGTCGGACTGCCTCAATAGGACAACTGTTGCCCCAGATTATACATCAAGTTAAAGAAGCTGATTTACAAGAGTTAAAACTAGAAGTACCACCACCTCAAAACTCAGGACTCAGCACTGAGCATTGTGCACTCCATTTAGTGGTAGGATTACCTGATCGTTGTCATCGCCATCGTCCAGACTGGGTGCGAGTTGCTGTGAATGGAAGGATGGTGAAGTCATCGGAATTAGAGCAGACTATCTTGTCGGGATTTCATCGGACATTACCGCGCGATCGCTATCCAATTACTTTTCTGCATCTATTGATTTCTCCAGAGCATATCAACTGGAACCGTAACCCAGCAAAAACAGAAATTTATCTTAACCAACTCAGTTACTGGCAAGAACAAATTAGTACGGCGATCGCACAAGTACTCCGCATCAATTCTACATCTGTTAAAGACGCTGTTCACACAACGCGAGTTGGTAAATTACTCAAAGCCGCAGAAGAAAAAGGCGGATACAATGTCAATCGTTCGGTTCCTAGTGAAGAACACAAAACGCTTCCAGAGAAGTTGCAGGCAACATCTCTACAACTAAAAGCCGTTGCTCAAGTTAATAACACTTATATCGTGGCAGAACATCCTGGTGGAGTGTGGTTAGTAGAACAGCACATTGCCCATGAACGAGTTTTGTACGAGCAATTGTGCGACAATTGGAAAATTATTCCAATTGAACCTCCAGTCATTCTCTATCAATTATCTCCGGCGCAAGTATCGCAACTACAACGAATTGATTTGGATATAGAACCCTTTGGTGAGCAACTTTGGGCAGTTCGTACGGTTCCCACACTTTTACAACAGCGAGACGATTGTGCAGACGCCATTTTAGAACTGAGTTGGGGAGGTGACTTACAAGCAGCACAAGTCGCTGTCGCCTGTCGTAGTGCTATTCGCAACGGTACCATCCTCAGTTTACAAGAAATGCAAACACTTTTGGATGAATGGCAACGCACACGCAACCCTCGTACCTGTCCCCACGGACGCCCAATTTATTTATCTTTGGAAGAGTCGGCTTTGGCGCGTTTTTTCAAACGTCATTGGGTGATAGGTAAAAGTCACGGGATTTAGATTAACAATGAACAGTTGAGCGTAGGGTGGGCAGTGTTGTTAATTGCCAGATTATTTGTCTGCGTTGACAAATTATATCAAGTCCGGTTGATTAATTATTATTCCTAAATCTATACAGAACTTGATAGAAATCTTTCTGAAGAGGG
This portion of the Brasilonema sennae CENA114 genome encodes:
- the mutL gene encoding DNA mismatch repair endonuclease MutL, whose amino-acid sequence is MASTIYALPAEVVHLITAGEVIDSLASVVRELVENSLDAGATRIVVSLWPGQWRVRVADNGYGMTLDDLHKAATAHSTSKICSCADLWKITSLGFRGEALHSLTTLADLEILSRPQRGDCGWRFVYGYAGEALYVEACAIAPGTIVTVSNLFGNCSGRRQGLPTLAQQMKAVQATIHQIALCHPHITWQVWQNDKEWFTLCRTASIGQLLPQIIHQVKEADLQELKLEVPPPQNSGLSTEHCALHLVVGLPDRCHRHRPDWVRVAVNGRMVKSSELEQTILSGFHRTLPRDRYPITFLHLLISPEHINWNRNPAKTEIYLNQLSYWQEQISTAIAQVLRINSTSVKDAVHTTRVGKLLKAAEEKGGYNVNRSVPSEEHKTLPEKLQATSLQLKAVAQVNNTYIVAEHPGGVWLVEQHIAHERVLYEQLCDNWKIIPIEPPVILYQLSPAQVSQLQRIDLDIEPFGEQLWAVRTVPTLLQQRDDCADAILELSWGGDLQAAQVAVACRSAIRNGTILSLQEMQTLLDEWQRTRNPRTCPHGRPIYLSLEESALARFFKRHWVIGKSHGI